A window from Fragaria vesca subsp. vesca linkage group LG5, FraVesHawaii_1.0, whole genome shotgun sequence encodes these proteins:
- the LOC101309449 gene encoding 3-oxoacyl-[acyl-carrier-protein] reductase FabG-like: MNVVASQAANGGRTVLITGVSKGLGRALAVELAKRGHTVIGCSRSQDKLTSLQSELSSDNHLFLAADVSSNSSIQELARIVMEKKGVPDIIVNNAGVINSNNKLWEVPADEFDGVIDTNVKGVANVLRHFIPLMLKRDPAPATGIIVNMSSGWGRSGAAHVAPYCASKWAVEGLTRSVAKELPKDMAIVALNPGVIHTDMLVSCFGPHNMDSYPEPRVWAVKAATMILHLTPADNGASLSV, from the exons ATGAACGTGGTGGCAAGCCAAGCAGCCAACGGCGGTCGGACCGTTTTGATAACGGGCGTGAGCAAAGGGCTCGGCCGAGCACTCGCCGTCGAGCTGGCCAAGCGCGGCCACACCGTAATCGGCTGCTCCCGTTCGCAGGATAAGCTCACCTCCCTCCAATCCGAACTCTCCTCCGACAACCACCTCTTCCTCGCCGCCGACGTC AGCTCGAATAGCAGCATCCAGGAGCTGGCTCGGATCGTCATGGAGAAGAAGGGCGTCCCCGATATCATCGTCAACAACGCCGGCGTCATCAACAGCAACAACAAGCTCTGGGAGGTTCCGGCCGACGAGTTCGACGGCGTCATCGACACCAATGTCAAAGGCGTCGCTAACGTCTTGCGCCACTTCATCCCTCTCATGCTCAAGAGGGATCCCGCTCCGGCTACTGGAATCATCGTCAACATGTCTTCCGGCTGGGGCAGATCCGGTGCCGCACACGTGGCGCCTTACTGTGCCTCCAAATGGGCCGTGGAGGGCCTGACCCGCTCCGTGGCCAAGGAGTTGCCCAAGGACATGGCCATTGTGGCTCTCAACCCCGGGGTCATCCACACTGATATGCTTGTGTCCTGCTTCGGCCCCCATAATATGGATAGTTACCCGGAGCCTCGGGTATGGGCTGTCAAGGCTGCTACAATGATATTGCATCTTACCCCAGCTGACAATGGTGCTTCTCTCTCTGTCTGA